The following are encoded in a window of Kitasatospora fiedleri genomic DNA:
- a CDS encoding HNH endonuclease, which produces MAWSTSNRRSELPRDWARIRRRILRRDRGACTNTFSDGRQCEQPATDVDHIVPGNDHSDTNLRSLCGWCHRHKSSSEGGTAAGQRVVSSARPPTTHPALEG; this is translated from the coding sequence ATGGCGTGGTCAACGAGCAACCGCCGCAGCGAACTTCCCCGTGACTGGGCACGCATTCGGAGGCGGATACTGAGGCGCGACAGAGGCGCCTGCACGAACACCTTTTCCGACGGTCGGCAGTGCGAGCAGCCCGCCACCGACGTGGACCACATCGTCCCGGGCAACGACCACAGCGACACCAATCTCCGCTCCCTGTGCGGCTGGTGCCACCGGCACAAGAGCAGCAGCGAAGGGGGCACGGCAGCCGGCCAGCGGGTCGTGTCCAGCGCCCGCCCGCCTACCACACACCCCGCCCTGGAGGGCTGA
- a CDS encoding bifunctional DNA primase/polymerase, with protein sequence MTRTCEHCREPLAIMARSHARTCSPRCRKALSRATKRAAGTAPELPAELTTTARWIRYDSTKRPLTTAGMAASSTDASTWSTYADAVNSPAGVGVGFVLSEADDVVCIDLDHCIRPDGSLESWAAPIVRAADTTYVEVSPSGDGLHIWGRADVRQGRRIRRQDGTAVEVYGTGRYITVTGRRHGSCPSTLADLSALISKLTA encoded by the coding sequence ATGACCCGGACCTGTGAGCACTGTCGCGAGCCCCTCGCCATCATGGCGCGGAGCCACGCGCGGACCTGCTCCCCGCGCTGCCGGAAGGCGCTGAGCCGGGCAACGAAGCGTGCCGCGGGCACCGCCCCTGAACTTCCCGCCGAGCTGACGACCACCGCTCGCTGGATCCGCTACGACTCCACGAAACGTCCGCTGACGACCGCCGGCATGGCGGCGTCCAGCACCGACGCTTCGACGTGGAGCACCTACGCCGACGCCGTGAACTCTCCGGCCGGCGTGGGAGTCGGCTTCGTGCTGAGCGAGGCTGACGACGTGGTCTGCATCGATCTGGACCACTGCATCCGCCCTGACGGCTCCCTGGAGTCGTGGGCGGCGCCCATCGTTCGGGCCGCGGACACCACCTACGTAGAGGTGTCCCCGTCCGGCGACGGGCTCCACATCTGGGGCCGCGCTGACGTCCGACAGGGACGACGCATTCGGCGCCAGGACGGCACGGCCGTGGAGGTCTACGGCACCGGCCGGTACATCACCGTGACGGGCCGCCGACATGGCTCCTGCCCGTCCACTCTCGCGGACCTCTCCGCACTGATTTCCAAGCTGACGGCGTAG
- a CDS encoding glycoside hydrolase family 13 protein has product MSKSTERHTRPWWRTAAIYQVYVRSFADGNGDGVGDLAGVRSRLPYLRDLGVDALWFNPWYRSPMADGGYDVADYRDIDPLFGTLAEARELIAEAHGHGLRVIVDLVPNHCSDQHPWFREALAADPGSAARERFWFTPGRGADGELPPNDWQSYFGGPAWTRTTGPDGAPGDWYLHLFAPEQPDLNWEHPEVRAEFESVLRFWLDHGVDGFRIDVAHGLAKKPGLPDVGPHPDVTDLPYQDVDAVHEVYRSWRKITDSYPDDRVFVGEVWLPTPEQFARYLRPDELHSAFNFEFLCCAWEHDAVRDVVDGTLAAHARVGAPPTWVLSNHDTIRHATRYGREDTSFDMGNKRLGAPTDRALGLRRARAAALLTMALPGGVYVYQGDELALAEVEDIPDTLLQDPTFVRSGGTDRGRDGCRVPLPWSGTRAPFGFSPDGAAEPWLPQPAAWAEQSVAAQQADPHSVLALYRDALRLRRDRLAALPETLDWLPADPGVLAFTRDGSFVCLVNFTDRPLPLPPGSTPLLTSAPLDAGRLPADACAWLDLPAADRREAADLRETVDRREAVDPRESAGH; this is encoded by the coding sequence GTGAGCAAGTCCACCGAACGCCACACCCGGCCCTGGTGGCGCACCGCCGCCATCTACCAGGTCTACGTGCGCAGCTTCGCCGACGGCAACGGCGACGGCGTCGGCGACCTCGCGGGCGTGCGCAGCCGCCTGCCGTACCTGCGCGACCTCGGCGTGGACGCCCTCTGGTTCAACCCCTGGTACCGCTCCCCGATGGCCGACGGCGGCTACGACGTCGCCGACTACCGCGACATCGACCCGCTGTTCGGCACCCTCGCCGAGGCCCGGGAACTGATCGCCGAAGCCCACGGCCACGGCCTGCGGGTCATCGTCGACCTGGTGCCCAACCACTGCTCCGACCAGCACCCCTGGTTCCGGGAGGCGCTCGCCGCCGACCCCGGCTCCGCCGCCCGGGAACGCTTCTGGTTCACCCCCGGCCGCGGCGCCGACGGCGAACTCCCGCCCAACGACTGGCAGTCGTACTTCGGCGGCCCCGCCTGGACCCGCACCACCGGCCCCGACGGCGCCCCCGGCGACTGGTACCTGCACCTGTTCGCCCCCGAGCAGCCCGACCTCAACTGGGAACACCCCGAGGTCCGCGCCGAGTTCGAGTCCGTCCTGCGGTTCTGGCTGGACCACGGCGTGGACGGCTTCCGCATCGACGTCGCCCACGGCCTGGCCAAGAAGCCCGGCCTGCCCGACGTCGGCCCGCACCCCGACGTCACCGACCTGCCCTACCAGGACGTCGACGCCGTCCACGAGGTCTACCGCTCCTGGCGCAAGATCACCGACAGCTACCCCGACGACCGGGTCTTCGTGGGCGAGGTCTGGCTCCCCACCCCCGAGCAGTTCGCCCGCTACCTGCGCCCGGACGAGCTGCACTCCGCCTTCAACTTCGAGTTCCTGTGCTGCGCCTGGGAGCACGACGCCGTCCGGGACGTCGTCGACGGCACCCTGGCCGCGCACGCCCGGGTCGGCGCCCCGCCCACCTGGGTGCTCTCCAACCACGACACCATCCGGCACGCCACCCGCTACGGCCGCGAGGACACCTCCTTCGACATGGGGAACAAGCGGCTCGGCGCCCCCACCGACCGCGCCCTCGGCCTGCGCCGGGCCCGCGCCGCCGCCCTGCTCACCATGGCGCTGCCCGGCGGCGTCTACGTCTACCAGGGCGACGAACTCGCGCTCGCCGAGGTCGAGGACATCCCCGACACGCTGCTCCAGGACCCCACCTTCGTCCGCTCCGGCGGCACCGACCGGGGCCGCGACGGCTGCCGCGTCCCGCTGCCCTGGTCCGGCACCCGGGCCCCGTTCGGCTTCTCCCCGGACGGCGCCGCCGAACCCTGGCTCCCGCAGCCCGCCGCCTGGGCCGAGCAGAGCGTCGCCGCCCAGCAGGCCGACCCGCACTCGGTGCTCGCCCTCTACCGCGACGCCCTGCGGCTGCGCCGCGACCGCCTCGCCGCACTGCCCGAGACCCTCGACTGGCTGCCCGCCGACCCCGGCGTGCTGGCCTTCACCCGCGACGGCTCGTTCGTCTGCCTGGTCAACTTCACCGACCGCCCGCTGCCCCTCCCGCCCGGCAGCACCCCCCTGCTGACCAGCGCCCCGCTGGACGCCGGCCGACTGCCCGCCGACGCCTGCGCCTGGCTGGACCTGCCGGCGGCGGACCGGCGGGAGGCGGCGGACCTGCGGGAGACGGTGGACCGGCGGGAGGCGGTGGACCCGAGGGAGTCCGCGGGGCACTGA
- a CDS encoding terminase, with translation MEFFVVHGPGDVQGEPVRHGDEYSGFVADCYAVDEDEGRLLYDSAFFSRPKGCDKSGLGARIGLFEAFGPARFDGWAEGGEVYTDPWGLGFQYVYEPGEPMGRPVKVPYLRIMATEEGQTGNVFDTIYFNLTDEASLLSQIPGVDVGITRINLPDGGEIMPSTASSSSKDGGKETWVCFDETHLYNTPELRRMYATVTRNLRKRKKNAQTWYLETTTMFAPGQDSIAEKTYEEAEAIREGRKKRGRSRLMYDHRYGECKNLKNEQELRAALVDAYGDAMEWIDLDALVDDFYDTRNDSADGRRYFLNSRTVASDAWVDPDAWALCRKPELLAAGDLVTLGFDGSIRDDATALVACRVWDGHLQTLGVWEKPEGPEGEGWQVPREEVDAAVASAFERYEVCGFYCDPPHWQDYVDRWTADFGTDLRVRAVQARPLEWWTNRPTAMEAALQRFHEAVDDKGLSYAAALNTDDTESTDGFRLGATLTRHVLNARRRPMGRNHLGIGKEHAKSPKKIDAAMSAVLAYECRADAVALGVTKRKKKSGRLVAF, from the coding sequence ATGGAGTTTTTCGTAGTCCACGGCCCTGGCGACGTCCAGGGTGAGCCCGTCCGCCACGGCGACGAGTACAGCGGCTTCGTGGCTGACTGTTACGCCGTGGACGAGGACGAAGGCCGTCTTCTCTACGACTCGGCGTTTTTCTCTCGCCCGAAAGGCTGCGACAAATCCGGCCTCGGTGCCCGTATTGGCCTCTTCGAGGCTTTCGGCCCGGCCCGTTTCGACGGCTGGGCAGAGGGCGGAGAGGTATACACGGACCCGTGGGGTCTGGGCTTTCAGTACGTCTATGAGCCTGGCGAGCCGATGGGCCGGCCGGTCAAGGTGCCGTACCTCCGCATCATGGCGACTGAGGAAGGCCAGACCGGCAACGTCTTCGACACGATCTACTTCAATCTGACCGACGAGGCGTCACTCCTCTCGCAGATTCCCGGCGTTGACGTCGGGATCACACGAATCAATCTCCCTGACGGCGGAGAGATCATGCCGTCCACCGCCTCTTCGTCTTCGAAGGATGGCGGTAAAGAGACATGGGTTTGCTTTGACGAGACCCACCTCTACAACACGCCCGAGTTGCGGCGGATGTACGCGACCGTTACGCGTAATCTCCGCAAGCGGAAGAAAAACGCACAGACGTGGTATCTCGAAACCACGACGATGTTCGCGCCCGGCCAAGACTCTATTGCGGAGAAAACGTACGAGGAAGCGGAAGCAATCCGCGAAGGCCGTAAGAAGCGAGGCCGTTCGCGCCTCATGTACGACCACCGTTACGGCGAATGCAAGAACCTCAAGAACGAGCAGGAACTCCGCGCTGCCCTGGTCGACGCCTACGGGGACGCCATGGAATGGATCGATCTTGACGCGCTGGTCGATGATTTCTACGACACGCGTAACGACAGTGCTGACGGGCGCCGGTACTTCCTCAACTCCCGTACCGTCGCCTCCGATGCGTGGGTGGATCCGGACGCGTGGGCGCTCTGCCGGAAACCCGAGCTGCTCGCCGCCGGCGACCTAGTCACGCTCGGCTTCGATGGCTCGATCCGCGACGACGCTACGGCCCTTGTGGCCTGTCGGGTCTGGGACGGGCACCTCCAGACGCTTGGCGTATGGGAGAAGCCTGAAGGCCCCGAGGGTGAAGGCTGGCAGGTCCCGCGCGAAGAAGTGGACGCCGCAGTCGCCAGCGCCTTTGAGCGGTACGAGGTCTGCGGCTTCTACTGCGATCCGCCACACTGGCAGGACTACGTCGACCGCTGGACGGCCGACTTCGGCACCGACCTGAGGGTCCGCGCCGTGCAAGCCAGGCCGCTGGAGTGGTGGACGAATCGCCCGACGGCGATGGAGGCGGCCCTCCAGCGCTTCCACGAGGCCGTGGACGACAAGGGTCTTTCGTACGCTGCCGCGCTGAACACTGACGACACCGAGAGCACCGACGGTTTCCGCCTCGGAGCCACGCTCACGCGGCATGTCCTCAACGCGCGTCGCCGGCCGATGGGCCGAAACCACCTGGGTATTGGTAAGGAACACGCCAAGAGCCCGAAGAAAATTGATGCGGCAATGTCTGCCGTCCTCGCCTACGAATGCCGCGCTGACGCTGTCGCGCTTGGCGTGACGAAGCGGAAGAAGAAGTCCGGCCGGCTGGTTGCATTCTGA
- a CDS encoding PASTA domain-containing protein, with translation MSWMGPSTADEVIVPDVVGMIVTEARKTAWAAGVVIAAADPDGPPVRALTWPGVWVVTAQDPAPGSRMRRRGSLVIEFEPVPDGGAAAGREPGPPSP, from the coding sequence ATGAGCTGGATGGGACCGAGCACCGCCGACGAGGTGATCGTTCCCGACGTGGTCGGGATGATCGTGACCGAGGCGCGGAAGACCGCGTGGGCGGCGGGGGTGGTCATCGCCGCCGCCGATCCGGACGGACCGCCGGTCCGGGCCCTGACCTGGCCCGGGGTCTGGGTGGTCACCGCCCAGGACCCCGCCCCCGGCTCCCGGATGCGCCGCCGGGGCTCCCTGGTGATCGAGTTCGAGCCCGTCCCGGACGGCGGGGCGGCGGCGGGCCGGGAACCGGGGCCCCCGTCGCCCTGA
- a CDS encoding glycoside hydrolase family 9 protein, with protein sequence MPHPAAPPPGPPGAPAPVRRTAVPRPPGSARRALCGLLAAGALAAGALLPLHTAPAAAADTAAADTAAADTAAADGAAAASASAFNYGEALQKSLLFYEAQQSGKLPATNRVGWRGDSALDDGKDVGLDLTGGWYDAGDHVKFGLPMAASTTMLAWGGIAEKQGYTASGQLPYLKNNLRFVDDYLLKAHPAPNVLYGQVGNGSADHAWWGPAEVLPMARPAYRIDASCPGSDLAGETAAALASSSLVFADSDPAYAATLLTHAKQLYTFADTYRGKYSDCIKDAQGYYNSWSGYNDELVWGAIWLYKATGDSSYLAKAESYYANLSTEPQTTTKSYKWTIAWDDKSYGAYVLLAQLTGKQQYVDDANRWLDWWTVGVNGSQVKYSPGGEAVLDSWGSLRYAANTSFVALVYSDTLTGDPTRKARYHDFALRQIDYALGDNPRKSSYLIGYGANPPKNPHHRTAHGSWTDQLTNPVNSRHTLIGALVGGPSSADDSYTDDRSNYVNNEVATDYNAAFTGALARLYGEYGGAPLANFPPKETPDGPEMSVQAAVNAAGPHFTEIKAYLINKSAWPARPLKNAALRYYFTLEPGVSPSQITLTTNYNQCGAVSGPTLYAGSTYYVTVDCSTTVIAPAGQSAYRKEVQFRIASSGAWDPTNDWSYQGISLVPGSTPVDAANIRLLDGGVPQWGAEPGGGTGPSSSPSPSPSPSPSSSASPSPSPSPSASPSPPSPPLPPPRRARAVVRPGRSRGARSATPWAAAGAAGSPPT encoded by the coding sequence ATGCCGCACCCCGCCGCACCCCCACCCGGCCCGCCCGGCGCACCCGCGCCCGTCCGCCGCACGGCCGTTCCCCGGCCTCCCGGCTCCGCCCGGCGCGCCCTCTGCGGACTGCTCGCGGCCGGGGCCCTGGCCGCCGGCGCGCTGCTGCCGCTGCACACCGCGCCCGCCGCCGCTGCCGACACCGCCGCTGCCGACACCGCCGCTGCCGACACCGCCGCTGCCGACGGCGCCGCCGCCGCGTCCGCGTCCGCGTTCAACTACGGCGAGGCGCTACAGAAGTCGCTGCTCTTCTACGAGGCCCAGCAGTCGGGCAAGTTGCCCGCCACCAACCGGGTCGGCTGGCGCGGCGACTCCGCGCTCGACGACGGCAAGGACGTCGGGCTCGACCTCACCGGCGGCTGGTACGACGCGGGCGACCACGTCAAGTTCGGCCTGCCGATGGCCGCGTCGACCACCATGCTGGCCTGGGGCGGCATCGCCGAGAAACAGGGCTACACCGCCTCCGGGCAACTGCCGTACCTCAAGAACAACCTGCGCTTCGTCGACGACTACCTGCTCAAGGCGCACCCCGCCCCGAACGTGCTCTACGGCCAGGTCGGCAACGGCTCGGCCGACCACGCCTGGTGGGGCCCGGCCGAGGTGCTGCCGATGGCCCGGCCCGCGTACAGGATCGACGCCTCCTGCCCCGGCTCGGACCTGGCGGGCGAGACGGCCGCCGCGCTCGCCTCCTCGTCCCTCGTCTTCGCCGACAGCGATCCGGCGTACGCGGCGACCCTGCTCACCCACGCCAAGCAGCTGTACACCTTCGCCGACACCTACCGCGGCAAGTACAGCGACTGCATCAAGGACGCCCAGGGCTACTACAACTCCTGGAGCGGCTACAACGACGAACTGGTCTGGGGCGCGATCTGGCTCTACAAGGCCACCGGCGACAGCAGCTACCTGGCCAAGGCCGAGAGCTACTACGCCAATCTCTCCACCGAGCCGCAGACCACGACCAAGTCCTACAAGTGGACGATCGCCTGGGACGACAAGTCCTACGGCGCCTACGTGCTGCTGGCCCAACTCACCGGCAAACAGCAGTACGTCGACGACGCCAACCGCTGGCTGGACTGGTGGACCGTCGGCGTCAACGGCAGCCAGGTCAAGTACTCGCCGGGCGGCGAGGCCGTGCTCGACTCCTGGGGCTCGCTGCGCTACGCCGCCAACACCTCCTTCGTGGCGCTGGTCTACTCCGACACGCTCACCGGCGACCCCACCCGCAAGGCCCGCTACCACGACTTCGCGCTCCGCCAGATCGACTACGCGCTCGGCGACAACCCCCGCAAGTCCAGCTACCTGATCGGCTACGGCGCCAACCCCCCGAAGAACCCGCACCACCGCACCGCCCACGGCTCCTGGACCGACCAGCTCACCAACCCCGTCAACAGCCGTCACACCCTGATCGGCGCCCTGGTCGGCGGCCCGAGCTCGGCCGACGACTCCTACACCGACGACCGCTCCAACTACGTCAACAACGAGGTCGCCACCGACTACAACGCCGCCTTCACCGGCGCACTGGCCCGGCTCTACGGCGAGTACGGCGGCGCCCCGCTCGCGAACTTCCCGCCGAAGGAGACCCCGGACGGCCCGGAGATGTCCGTCCAGGCCGCGGTGAACGCCGCCGGCCCTCACTTCACCGAGATCAAGGCGTACCTGATCAACAAGTCGGCCTGGCCGGCCCGCCCGCTCAAGAACGCCGCGCTCCGCTACTACTTCACCCTGGAACCGGGCGTGAGCCCGAGCCAGATCACCCTGACCACCAACTACAACCAGTGCGGCGCGGTCAGCGGCCCGACGCTCTACGCGGGCTCCACCTACTACGTCACGGTCGACTGCTCCACCACCGTGATCGCCCCGGCCGGGCAGTCCGCCTACCGCAAGGAGGTGCAGTTCCGGATCGCCTCCTCGGGCGCCTGGGACCCCACCAACGACTGGTCGTACCAGGGTATTTCGCTGGTCCCCGGCTCGACGCCGGTGGACGCGGCCAACATCCGGCTGCTGGACGGGGGAGTACCGCAGTGGGGCGCCGAACCGGGCGGCGGCACCGGCCCGTCCTCGTCCCCCTCCCCTTCGCCCTCTCCCTCGCCGTCCTCCTCGGCCTCCCCGTCCCCGTCCCCTTCTCCGTCGGCATCTCCCTCCCCTCCCTCTCCCCCTCTCCCTCCTCCTCGCCGAGCGCGAGCGGTGGTCCGACCCGGCCGGTCACGGGGTGCGCGGTCAGCTACACCGTGGGCAGCAGCTGGGGCAGCGGGTTCACCGCCGACGTGA
- a CDS encoding phage terminase small subunit, giving the protein MLKLESDDELRGPELPEGVLGLDEDSGLTVDWHPMTKLWWESWRTSAQAQTFTATDWLFLIDTALMHHTMWARGRWEFASEVRLRAAKFGATPEDRMRLKLQVDGPNSKPAPPIQPAGVTDISSRRARLTS; this is encoded by the coding sequence TTGCTCAAGTTGGAATCGGACGACGAACTCCGCGGCCCCGAACTGCCGGAGGGCGTGCTCGGCCTGGACGAGGACTCGGGTCTGACGGTCGACTGGCACCCCATGACGAAGCTGTGGTGGGAGTCCTGGCGGACGTCGGCGCAGGCGCAGACCTTCACCGCTACGGACTGGCTCTTCCTAATCGACACCGCGCTGATGCACCACACGATGTGGGCGCGGGGCCGGTGGGAGTTCGCCAGCGAGGTTCGCCTTCGCGCAGCCAAGTTCGGCGCCACCCCCGAGGACCGGATGAGGCTCAAGCTGCAGGTCGACGGGCCGAACTCGAAGCCCGCGCCCCCGATTCAGCCGGCCGGCGTCACGGATATCTCGTCCCGCCGCGCCCGCCTGACGAGCTAG
- a CDS encoding recombinase family protein, with the protein MTGHQLRILGAIRLSVLTDETTSPGRQRRSIEAGAERRGGQVLHWAEDLDVSASKTSPFERPELGEWLRRPDEYDAISWWRFDRAIRSMADMNELGKWAREHGKLLIFEEGPGGAPLELDMRTITPISELILVMLAFAAQMESLAIQERVKGAQAALRSQGRYAGGLPPYGYRKVKNADGPGWKLEQDPTSVKVLAEIIRDVLSGKSLTDVAMRLNDANIPVPRDHAALQAGRKTGGVRRGTRHARFRWTAGTMSKVLRSRALLGYKTHHGAPVRDGDGAPVLITDAPILEREQFDALQDYLATLTPQKGRTRRDTKALLLGVATCAGCGGNMYLSQRAGGADYNCRATARGERCQAPAGIRADWLEAFAVAEFMKVLGERQVTRVVTHRGYDPTPELREVEAELRALYADKDTRKSRTGRMIWQEEVDALERRAEALESTPRTEARTEIIPTGETYAAFWARHDTTGRRRLLVDAGVRITVAKGRTGGDSSRLEGPDVSRLAFAVGEHNDPAAEALDAILREETED; encoded by the coding sequence ATGACTGGACACCAACTTCGTATCCTGGGCGCTATCAGGCTGTCCGTCCTTACCGACGAAACGACGTCTCCAGGTCGTCAACGCCGGTCTATCGAGGCTGGCGCCGAGCGACGCGGTGGACAGGTTCTCCACTGGGCGGAGGACCTTGACGTCAGCGCGTCCAAGACGAGCCCGTTCGAGCGCCCCGAGCTAGGGGAGTGGCTGCGGCGGCCGGACGAGTACGACGCCATCAGTTGGTGGCGCTTCGACCGGGCGATTCGCAGCATGGCAGACATGAACGAGCTGGGTAAGTGGGCTCGGGAACACGGGAAGTTGCTGATCTTCGAAGAGGGGCCCGGAGGAGCGCCGCTGGAGCTGGACATGCGCACCATCACTCCGATCAGCGAACTGATCCTGGTCATGCTCGCCTTCGCGGCGCAGATGGAGTCCCTGGCAATCCAGGAACGCGTCAAGGGCGCGCAGGCTGCGCTGCGATCTCAGGGGCGGTACGCCGGCGGACTCCCGCCGTACGGTTACCGAAAGGTCAAGAACGCCGATGGCCCAGGGTGGAAGCTTGAGCAGGACCCTACCTCCGTCAAGGTGCTTGCAGAGATCATCCGCGACGTGCTGAGCGGCAAATCGCTGACGGACGTGGCCATGCGGCTCAACGATGCAAACATTCCCGTGCCGCGGGACCATGCCGCACTCCAGGCAGGCAGAAAAACCGGCGGTGTGCGGCGCGGGACTCGTCACGCGCGATTCCGCTGGACTGCGGGCACGATGTCTAAAGTTCTGCGCTCCCGGGCGCTGCTCGGGTACAAGACGCATCACGGCGCGCCCGTGCGTGACGGAGACGGCGCCCCGGTGCTAATCACGGATGCGCCCATCCTGGAGCGCGAACAGTTCGACGCCCTTCAGGACTACCTAGCCACACTCACCCCTCAGAAAGGCCGCACCCGCCGGGACACCAAAGCGCTCTTGCTGGGTGTCGCTACATGCGCTGGCTGCGGAGGGAACATGTACCTCTCCCAACGGGCCGGGGGTGCCGACTACAACTGCCGCGCCACAGCGCGGGGTGAGCGCTGCCAAGCTCCTGCCGGCATCCGCGCGGACTGGCTGGAGGCGTTCGCAGTAGCCGAGTTCATGAAGGTGCTCGGTGAACGTCAGGTGACCCGCGTCGTTACGCACAGGGGTTACGACCCGACACCGGAACTGCGCGAGGTGGAAGCCGAGTTGCGGGCCCTGTACGCCGACAAGGACACCCGGAAGTCCCGCACCGGCCGGATGATCTGGCAGGAGGAGGTCGACGCCCTAGAGCGGCGGGCGGAAGCGCTGGAGAGCACTCCGCGCACCGAAGCGCGGACAGAGATCATCCCGACCGGAGAGACCTACGCTGCCTTCTGGGCCCGTCACGACACTACCGGGCGGCGACGGCTGCTGGTGGACGCCGGCGTGCGTATCACGGTCGCCAAGGGGCGCACCGGGGGCGACTCGTCACGCCTGGAAGGGCCGGACGTCAGCCGGCTGGCGTTCGCGGTCGGCGAGCACAACGACCCCGCGGCGGAGGCGCTGGACGCCATCCTTCGCGAGGAAACGGAAGACTGA
- a CDS encoding cellulose binding domain-containing protein, translated as MGSSWGSGFTADVTVRNTGSGTVSGWKLAWTYRGNEAVSNAWNAQVVQSGAAVTATDAGWNGTLAPGGTASFGFQATGTPAALPAFTLNGTACTTA; from the coding sequence GTGGGCAGCAGCTGGGGCAGCGGGTTCACCGCCGACGTGACGGTGCGCAACACCGGCAGCGGCACCGTCTCCGGCTGGAAGCTGGCCTGGACGTACCGGGGCAACGAGGCAGTCAGCAACGCCTGGAACGCCCAGGTGGTCCAGAGCGGCGCGGCCGTCACCGCCACCGACGCGGGCTGGAACGGCACGCTCGCCCCCGGCGGCACCGCGTCCTTCGGCTTCCAGGCCACCGGCACCCCCGCCGCGCTGCCCGCCTTCACCCTCAACGGCACCGCCTGCACCACCGCCTGA
- a CDS encoding family 2 encapsulin nanocompartment cargo protein terpene cyclase has product MPEPGPSSPPPAPATPAAFPALPGLPATIATAPAPAPAPDASTASAAAPAVPAVPAAPGGGLERILRGPSGLGTGGLLLPRLPAPAAPPQPAPVPEPPAVTPAEGTPVPGLYHHPVPEPDPVRVAEVSRRIKDWAVDEVDLFPDEWEGEFDGFSVGRYMVACHPDAPTVDHLMLATRLMVAENAVDDCYCEDHGGSPVGLGSRLLLAHTAIDPLHTTAEYAPGWAESLGSDAPRRAYRSAMAYFTGAATPAQADRYRHDMARLHLGYLAEAAWAETDHVPEVWEYLAMRQFNNFRPCPTITDTVGGYELPADLHARPGTQRVIALAGNATTLVNDLYSYTKELAGPGRHLNLPVVIAEREGLSDRDGYLKAVEVHNELMHAFEAESAALAAACPAPPLLRFLRGVAAWVDGNHYWHRTNTYRYSLPNFW; this is encoded by the coding sequence ATGCCCGAGCCAGGGCCTTCCTCTCCGCCCCCGGCCCCCGCCACCCCGGCCGCCTTCCCCGCGCTGCCCGGCCTGCCCGCCACCATCGCCACCGCACCCGCACCCGCACCCGCACCCGACGCATCCACCGCCTCCGCCGCTGCCCCCGCCGTACCCGCCGTACCCGCCGCGCCCGGCGGCGGGCTGGAGCGAATCCTGCGCGGCCCCAGCGGACTCGGGACGGGCGGTCTGCTGCTGCCCCGCCTCCCGGCACCGGCCGCGCCGCCGCAGCCCGCCCCCGTCCCGGAGCCGCCCGCCGTCACCCCGGCGGAGGGCACCCCGGTGCCCGGCCTCTACCACCACCCGGTGCCGGAGCCCGACCCCGTCCGGGTGGCCGAGGTCAGCCGCCGGATCAAGGACTGGGCGGTGGACGAGGTGGACCTGTTCCCCGACGAGTGGGAGGGCGAGTTCGACGGCTTCTCGGTCGGGCGCTACATGGTGGCCTGCCACCCGGACGCCCCCACCGTCGACCACCTGATGCTGGCCACCCGCCTGATGGTCGCCGAGAACGCGGTCGACGACTGCTACTGCGAGGACCACGGCGGCTCCCCGGTCGGCCTCGGCAGCCGGTTGCTGCTCGCGCACACCGCCATCGACCCGCTGCACACCACCGCGGAGTACGCGCCGGGCTGGGCCGAGTCGCTCGGCTCGGACGCCCCGCGCCGCGCCTACCGCTCCGCCATGGCGTACTTCACCGGCGCCGCGACCCCCGCGCAGGCCGACCGCTACCGGCACGACATGGCGCGCCTGCACCTGGGCTACCTGGCCGAGGCCGCCTGGGCCGAGACCGACCACGTGCCCGAGGTGTGGGAGTACCTGGCGATGCGCCAGTTCAACAACTTCCGCCCCTGCCCGACCATCACCGACACCGTCGGCGGCTACGAACTGCCGGCTGACCTGCACGCGAGGCCCGGGACCCAGCGGGTCATCGCGCTCGCCGGGAACGCGACCACCCTGGTCAACGACCTCTACTCGTACACCAAGGAGCTGGCCGGCCCCGGCCGCCACCTCAACCTGCCCGTGGTGATCGCCGAACGCGAGGGGCTCTCCGACCGGGACGGCTACCTGAAGGCCGTCGAGGTCCACAACGAGCTGATGCACGCCTTCGAGGCCGAGTCCGCCGCCCTCGCCGCCGCCTGTCCGGCCCCGCCGCTGCTGCGCTTCCTGCGCGGGGTGGCCGCCTGGGTGGACGGCAACCACTACTGGCACCGGACCAACACCTACCGCTACAGCCTGCCCAACTTCTGGTAA